In a single window of the Anaerocolumna cellulosilytica genome:
- a CDS encoding DegV family protein translates to MRDYHIFSDSSCDTPEELLKLHNITLIPFYITFDKENYFKENVEISNRKFYDVLLNEKVFPKTSLPSVQDYINSFEPVLKEGKDVFCLCLTQKFSGSYQSAVNAKLILNEKYPDAVIEILDSIQATGGEGIVLMQAAYMKQAGYTLEQNIERLNKIKQTARIMFTVDTLEYLTKGGRIGKVTSLAGAMLNLKPLIQLKDAELIPYSNVRGRKKSLQKILDMTVEYFNETGEKYDDYDFCIANATTEEDSLYVKSQVEELIGRNIDYPLFQIGVTIGTYTGPGAVGVCFIRKYDR, encoded by the coding sequence ATGCGCGATTATCATATATTCAGTGATTCCTCTTGTGATACCCCGGAAGAATTACTAAAGCTTCATAATATAACTCTGATACCTTTCTACATCACTTTTGACAAAGAAAATTACTTTAAAGAAAATGTAGAAATCAGCAATCGGAAGTTTTATGATGTACTTCTTAACGAAAAAGTTTTTCCAAAGACTTCTCTTCCTTCTGTACAGGACTATATAAATTCCTTTGAACCTGTTTTAAAAGAAGGCAAAGATGTCTTTTGTTTATGCCTGACTCAAAAATTCAGTGGTTCCTATCAGTCTGCGGTAAATGCAAAGCTTATTCTTAATGAAAAATATCCCGATGCCGTTATTGAAATACTAGATTCCATCCAGGCAACCGGAGGCGAAGGAATTGTACTTATGCAGGCTGCATATATGAAACAAGCTGGATATACTTTAGAGCAAAATATAGAAAGGCTGAATAAAATTAAGCAGACTGCTAGAATTATGTTTACTGTAGATACCTTGGAATACCTTACAAAGGGAGGGCGTATCGGGAAGGTAACCTCTTTAGCAGGTGCTATGCTCAATTTAAAGCCTCTGATTCAATTAAAAGATGCAGAATTAATACCTTATTCCAATGTAAGAGGCCGAAAAAAATCCTTACAAAAGATTCTTGATATGACTGTTGAATACTTCAATGAAACCGGCGAAAAATATGACGATTACGATTTTTGTATTGCTAATGCTACAACAGAAGAAGATTCACTCTATGTAAAGAGCCAGGTTGAAGAATTAATTGGACGAAACATCGACTATCCTTTATTTCAAATCGGAGTAACCATTGGAACCTATACTGGACCTGGTGCAGTAGGTGTCTGTTTTATACGCAAATATGACAGATAA
- a CDS encoding acyltransferase, which yields MYNKMLIKENYDLTKTIAAKLLEEADYPWEVLPRIGEFILSLGKELPEEEYEKRGEDVWIAKSAKVAPSAFINGPAIIGKNSEIRHCAYIRGNAIVGEGAVVGNSTEIKNVILFDKVQVPHYNYVGDSILGYKAHMGAGSITSNVKSDKTLVTINCEGEKVVTGLKKMGAMLGDNVEIGCNSVLNPGTVVGHGAQVYPLSMVRGFVKADSIYKKQGEIVEIKNR from the coding sequence ATGTATAATAAGATGCTTATAAAAGAAAATTATGATTTGACAAAGACCATTGCAGCAAAGCTATTGGAGGAAGCGGACTATCCATGGGAAGTTCTTCCGCGTATTGGTGAATTCATACTATCCTTGGGAAAGGAACTTCCAGAAGAGGAATATGAAAAAAGAGGAGAAGATGTTTGGATTGCAAAAAGCGCTAAAGTAGCCCCTTCCGCTTTTATTAATGGTCCTGCCATAATTGGTAAAAATTCTGAAATCAGGCACTGTGCTTACATCCGAGGTAATGCAATTGTGGGTGAAGGTGCTGTAGTAGGCAATTCTACAGAAATAAAAAATGTTATACTATTTGATAAGGTGCAGGTACCACATTATAATTACGTCGGTGATTCTATATTGGGGTATAAAGCGCATATGGGTGCAGGTTCCATCACTTCTAATGTAAAATCAGACAAAACACTGGTAACTATTAATTGTGAGGGGGAAAAGGTAGTAACCGGTCTTAAAAAGATGGGAGCTATGCTTGGGGATAACGTTGAAATTGGCTGTAACAGTGTTTTAAATCCGGGAACGGTGGTAGGACATGGTGCACAAGTGTATCCCCTTTCTATGGTAAGAGGTTTTGTTAAGGCTGATAGTATATATAAAAAACAGGGTGAAATAGTAGAAATTAAAAATAGATAG
- a CDS encoding IS30 family transposase: MSAFFSYEERLHLQSNLKEGLSFKEISRRLGKDPSTIFREVRKYSCEIATGYPGQTHNTCRNRRTCNRRRFCGENCSRKLMYCKYCNQCNASCPDYIEEICLARFRAPYICNVCTEIGKCSLVKNFYDAEKAHIKAHKIISESRSGLCINEQEVVCMNQLLSPLVQQGQSLHQIYIHHKDELMCSEKTMYNYIDACLFDIRNIDLPRKVRFRERYKKPEFKVDKSCRVGRTYEAFEKFMEDNPDTAVVQMDSVIGSKGGKCLLTIHFVDTSFMLAFLRDANTSKSVTDIFAYLYEVLGDQTFKDLFPVILTDNGSEFSNPKAIEEPDPLSGRKTRVFYCDAGKPYQKGAIEVNHELIRRILPKGSSFDKLTQEDINLMMNHINSYKRKKLNNRSPYETFSFYHGEEVLEKLGCAPVAAGDILLKPSLLKK, encoded by the coding sequence ATGTCAGCATTTTTTAGTTATGAAGAGAGACTTCACCTACAAAGTAACCTAAAGGAAGGTCTTTCATTTAAAGAAATCAGCCGTAGATTAGGCAAGGATCCTAGCACCATATTCAGGGAAGTTCGCAAGTATTCCTGCGAGATTGCCACTGGATATCCAGGTCAGACTCATAATACTTGTAGAAACCGTAGGACCTGTAATAGAAGACGTTTTTGTGGAGAGAATTGTTCCCGTAAACTTATGTACTGTAAGTATTGCAACCAATGCAATGCAAGCTGCCCTGACTATATAGAAGAAATCTGCCTAGCCAGATTCCGTGCTCCTTACATATGTAATGTATGCACAGAGATAGGAAAGTGTTCTTTGGTAAAGAACTTTTATGATGCAGAAAAGGCACATATCAAGGCACATAAAATCATCTCGGAATCTAGGAGTGGATTATGTATTAATGAGCAGGAAGTAGTTTGTATGAATCAACTGCTATCCCCTCTAGTACAACAAGGGCAGTCCTTACACCAGATTTATATTCATCATAAGGATGAATTGATGTGTAGTGAAAAGACCATGTATAACTACATAGATGCCTGTCTGTTTGATATCAGAAACATTGATCTACCAAGGAAAGTAAGGTTTCGTGAACGTTATAAAAAGCCAGAATTCAAGGTAGACAAAAGCTGTCGTGTTGGTCGAACTTACGAGGCATTCGAGAAGTTTATGGAGGATAATCCAGACACAGCAGTAGTACAGATGGACTCTGTAATTGGTAGCAAAGGTGGGAAATGTTTATTGACCATTCACTTCGTAGATACCAGTTTTATGTTAGCATTTCTTCGGGATGCGAACACTTCAAAATCAGTGACGGATATCTTCGCCTATCTCTACGAAGTATTAGGTGACCAAACCTTTAAAGACCTGTTTCCTGTCATACTAACTGACAATGGAAGCGAGTTTTCTAACCCAAAAGCGATAGAAGAGCCAGATCCACTGTCAGGAAGGAAAACAAGGGTATTCTACTGTGATGCTGGCAAGCCTTATCAAAAGGGAGCCATCGAGGTCAACCATGAACTGATACGTCGCATACTTCCAAAGGGAAGCAGCTTTGATAAACTGACACAGGAAGACATTAATCTAATGATGAATCACATTAATTCCTACAAAAGAAAAAAGCTAAACAATCGTAGTCCCTACGAAACGTTCAGCTTCTACCACGGAGAAGAGGTTTTAGAGAAACTTGGATGTGCACCAGTAGCCGCTGGTGACATCCTACTAAAACCTTCTCTCCTTAAAAAGTAA
- a CDS encoding glycoside hydrolase family 88/105 protein — protein sequence MNTEKLNRYIKEYLMDYKRYREKEWCYEDGCVYIGAKAMYEATKDEFYINFLIKNIDTFIAEDGEIQGYDLMTYNLDNMNAGKILFFLYDHTGKEKYRKAIETMMNQLKVQPRTECGNFWHKKIYPNQIWLDGLYMAQPFYMEYETRYNKQENYADIVKQFKNVRYLLYNESKQLYYHAYDETRTRIWANPANGCSPNFWLRSMGWYLMALIDTYDKASEQIYEHYRVFKDLLKEALQGILKYQDSSTKLFYQLIDLPEQEGNYLETSGSIMIGYALLKGSRLEALLSEKYRYRGEEILDSLIENRIVERDGKLHLTQICAVAGLGPDKERDGSIAYYLSEPINEDDQKAAGPLMMLYSEYLKLNQ from the coding sequence GTGAATACGGAAAAATTGAATCGGTATATTAAAGAATACTTGATGGATTATAAACGATACAGAGAAAAAGAATGGTGTTATGAAGATGGCTGTGTTTATATTGGGGCAAAAGCTATGTATGAAGCTACAAAAGATGAATTCTATATTAATTTTTTAATAAAGAACATAGATACTTTTATAGCTGAGGATGGTGAAATTCAAGGTTACGATTTAATGACTTATAATTTGGACAACATGAATGCCGGAAAAATTTTATTTTTTTTATATGACCATACGGGCAAGGAAAAATATAGAAAAGCCATAGAGACTATGATGAACCAGTTGAAAGTACAACCCAGAACAGAATGTGGGAACTTCTGGCATAAAAAAATATATCCTAACCAAATATGGTTGGATGGACTTTATATGGCACAACCTTTTTACATGGAATATGAAACGAGATATAATAAACAGGAAAACTACGCGGATATCGTAAAACAATTTAAAAATGTACGATATCTGTTGTATAATGAATCAAAGCAATTATATTATCATGCATATGATGAAACCCGAACCAGAATCTGGGCAAATCCAGCAAACGGTTGCTCTCCTAACTTCTGGCTGCGTTCTATGGGATGGTATTTAATGGCATTAATAGATACATATGATAAGGCTTCCGAACAGATATACGAACACTACAGAGTGTTTAAAGACCTGCTAAAAGAAGCACTACAGGGCATATTAAAATACCAGGACTCTAGTACCAAGCTATTCTATCAGTTAATTGATTTACCGGAACAAGAGGGTAATTATCTGGAAACTTCAGGCAGTATTATGATTGGTTATGCCTTACTTAAGGGAAGCCGCTTAGAGGCATTGCTATCGGAAAAATACCGCTATAGAGGAGAAGAAATATTAGATTCTCTTATTGAAAATCGAATAGTGGAGCGTGATGGTAAGCTTCATCTTACCCAGATATGTGCGGTAGCGGGACTAGGACCTGATAAGGAAAGAGATGGAAGTATCGCCTATTACCTGTCTGAGCCAATTAATGAAGATGATCAGAAGGCAGCAGGACCACTTATGATGTTGTATAGTGAGTATTTGAAACTGAATCAATAA
- a CDS encoding lactate utilization protein, translating to MSPKKQYYENLSDSLIEKFNLRGIEGYYCDNRTEALAMAKRFLTPDCSISWGGSETLSEIGLLDDLKASDYILYDRFSIQSPEERDKLYAKIVTSDYYFMSSNAITLDGQLINIDGGGNRVACLITGPKNVIIIAGMNKIVTDVNTGIERVRNMATPPNTVRLSLKTPCAELGRCANCLSEDCICCEIVITRKSRIPGRIKVILVGEELGF from the coding sequence ATGTCACCTAAAAAGCAGTATTATGAGAATCTCTCTGACAGCTTAATTGAAAAATTCAACTTAAGAGGAATTGAAGGTTATTATTGTGATAACCGTACAGAAGCTTTGGCAATGGCGAAGCGCTTTCTTACACCGGATTGTTCCATCTCCTGGGGTGGTTCAGAAACTTTAAGTGAAATTGGCCTTCTAGATGATTTAAAAGCTTCAGACTACATATTGTACGATAGGTTTTCCATACAGTCACCGGAAGAGAGAGACAAATTATATGCCAAAATTGTTACTTCTGATTATTACTTTATGAGCTCCAATGCAATTACACTGGACGGTCAGTTAATAAATATTGACGGAGGCGGTAACCGGGTTGCCTGTCTTATTACCGGTCCTAAAAACGTCATCATCATCGCCGGTATGAATAAAATTGTAACAGACGTAAATACTGGAATTGAGCGGGTACGTAATATGGCAACTCCTCCAAATACGGTCAGGCTTTCCTTAAAAACACCCTGCGCAGAACTTGGCAGGTGTGCCAACTGTTTAAGTGAAGACTGTATCTGTTGTGAAATAGTCATAACCAGAAAATCACGCATCCCCGGCAGGATAAAAGTCATTCTGGTTGGAGAAGAACTTGGTTTTTAA
- a CDS encoding DNA topoisomerase, giving the protein MSKSLYISEKPSVAQEFAKALKENFKKHDGYMESDSAIVTWCVGHLVTMSYPESYDPALKRWSLETIPFLPKEFRYEIIPNVKKQFQTVKDLLNRKDVSCIYVCTDSGREGEYIYRLVDQLAKVPAGKEKRRVWIDSQTEEEILRGIKEAKDLSAYDNLSDAAYLRAKEDYLMGINFSRVLTLKYGQNVTNYLGSQKRSAISVGRVMTCVLGMVVRREREIREFVKTPFYRVLNTLDASGRSFEGEFRAVEGSKYFNSLLLYKENGFKEQKDAKNLIGELLDREPNLLEKQENSKNSYVDTISDEENQEAEITNLEKKKENKNPPLLFNLAELQNECSRLFKISPDETLKITQELYEKKLVTYPRTDARVLSTAVSKEIHKNIGGLKGYVHSREYALEILTKGSYKNIAKTRYVNDKQITDHYAIIPTGQGLNSLNSLSATAAKVYEVIVRRFLCIFYPPAVYQKINLTTRMKTESFFSSFKVLLDEGYLRVAINSFDKRQEKAGQVNKENPSIEAGNTSEKENSGEESFDTDFMDIIKGLKKGMQLPVKAMTIKEGETAPPKRYSSGSMILAMENAGQLIEDEELRAQIKGSGIGTSATRAEILNKLVKIEYLALNKKTQIVTPTLFGEMIYDVVNSSIRSLLNPELTASWEKGLTMVSDGSITKEEYMEKLEGFVSRLTNGVKGLNNQYVLNACFKEISANYKK; this is encoded by the coding sequence ATGTCAAAAAGTTTATACATATCAGAAAAACCAAGTGTAGCACAGGAATTTGCAAAAGCCCTGAAGGAAAACTTTAAAAAACACGATGGGTATATGGAGTCGGATTCCGCAATTGTTACCTGGTGTGTAGGACATCTTGTTACCATGAGTTATCCGGAAAGTTATGATCCCGCACTAAAGCGCTGGAGTCTTGAGACGATTCCTTTTTTGCCAAAAGAATTCCGGTATGAGATTATTCCGAATGTAAAAAAGCAATTTCAGACTGTAAAAGACCTGCTAAACCGTAAGGATGTTAGCTGCATATATGTATGTACTGACTCCGGGCGCGAAGGGGAATACATATACAGGCTGGTAGACCAGTTAGCTAAGGTACCTGCCGGAAAAGAAAAACGCAGAGTATGGATTGATTCCCAGACAGAGGAAGAAATTCTAAGAGGAATCAAGGAAGCCAAGGACTTGTCCGCGTATGATAACTTATCCGATGCCGCTTATCTGAGGGCAAAGGAGGATTATCTCATGGGTATTAATTTCTCAAGGGTTCTGACTTTAAAATATGGGCAGAATGTAACCAATTATCTGGGAAGTCAGAAACGCTCAGCAATCTCTGTGGGTAGAGTAATGACCTGTGTTCTTGGTATGGTGGTACGCAGAGAGCGTGAGATCAGAGAATTTGTTAAGACGCCCTTCTACCGTGTGCTAAACACTCTGGATGCTTCCGGTAGAAGCTTTGAGGGAGAATTTCGGGCAGTTGAAGGTTCTAAATACTTCAATTCTCTTCTATTATATAAGGAAAACGGTTTTAAAGAGCAAAAGGATGCAAAGAATTTAATCGGAGAACTCTTAGACAGAGAACCAAATCTCCTTGAAAAACAGGAGAATAGCAAAAACAGTTATGTGGATACCATTTCAGACGAGGAGAACCAGGAAGCGGAAATAACGAACCTGGAAAAGAAGAAAGAGAATAAAAATCCCCCTTTATTATTTAATCTGGCTGAATTGCAGAATGAATGTTCCAGACTGTTTAAAATCAGTCCGGATGAAACACTTAAAATAACACAGGAATTATATGAAAAGAAATTGGTGACCTATCCAAGAACAGATGCCAGAGTATTATCGACTGCTGTCAGTAAGGAGATACATAAAAATATTGGGGGACTTAAGGGGTATGTACACAGCAGAGAGTATGCTTTGGAAATCCTGACGAAAGGCAGCTATAAAAATATTGCAAAAACCAGATATGTAAACGATAAGCAAATAACGGATCATTATGCTATTATTCCTACTGGCCAAGGTTTAAACAGCTTAAATTCTCTGTCGGCAACGGCGGCCAAAGTATATGAGGTAATTGTAAGAAGATTCTTGTGCATATTTTATCCGCCTGCGGTTTATCAAAAGATAAATCTTACGACCAGGATGAAAACAGAGTCTTTTTTCTCCTCCTTTAAAGTGTTACTGGATGAAGGCTACTTAAGAGTTGCCATCAATTCCTTTGACAAACGTCAGGAAAAGGCGGGTCAGGTAAATAAAGAAAACCCATCAATAGAAGCAGGTAATACTTCTGAGAAGGAGAATTCTGGTGAGGAAAGCTTTGATACTGATTTTATGGACATTATAAAAGGATTAAAAAAAGGAATGCAACTACCTGTTAAAGCCATGACTATCAAAGAAGGGGAAACTGCTCCGCCAAAGCGTTATAGCTCCGGTTCTATGATTCTTGCGATGGAAAATGCAGGGCAATTAATTGAGGATGAAGAACTAAGGGCGCAGATAAAAGGAAGTGGAATCGGAACCAGTGCGACCAGGGCAGAAATACTTAATAAACTTGTAAAAATTGAATATTTGGCCTTGAATAAGAAGACACAGATTGTTACCCCTACTCTTTTTGGAGAAATGATTTACGATGTAGTAAATTCCTCTATAAGGTCTTTGTTAAATCCAGAATTAACTGCAAGCTGGGAAAAAGGCCTTACCATGGTTTCTGACGGAAGTATTACGAAAGAAGAATACATGGAGAAGTTAGAAGGATTTGTAAGCCGCCTCACGAACGGCGTAAAGGGACTGAATAACCAGTACGTATTAAATGCCTGTTTTAAAGAGATATCTGCTAATTATAAAAAGTAA
- a CDS encoding glutamate synthase subunit beta: MGKPTGFMDYDRKLSLEVKPKDRIKNFNEFHIPLPKEERKIQGARCMDCGVPFCQSGVILSGMTSGCPLNNLIPEWNDLLYNDNMSQALNRLFKTNNFPEFTGRVCPAPCEPACTCNVTTDPVAIKENELGIIEYGYEAGYVKAEPPKVRTGKKIAVIGSGPSGLAAADQLNKRGHFVTVFERSDRIGGLLMYGIPNMKLEKHIIDRKINLMKEEGITFITGADVGKNYNAAKIKKEYDCVILACGASNPRDIKVSGRDAKGIYFAVDYLKGVTKSLLDSEFEDGACISAKGKKVLVIGGGDTGNDCVGTSIRQGAKSVVQLEMMPKLPESRSEDNPWPEWPKVCKTDYGQEEAIAVFGDDPRVYQSTVKEFIADKGGKLIKAKIIKLQNRYNEEAKRYQIEEIQGSEYEIEVDLVFIAAGFLGTENYIAKAFGVALNARTNVQTKEGNYQTSVENVFVTGDMHRGQSLVVWAIREGREAAKAVDTHLMGYSNLE; encoded by the coding sequence ATGGGAAAACCAACAGGATTTATGGATTATGACAGAAAGCTGAGTCTGGAGGTAAAACCGAAGGATCGTATTAAAAATTTTAATGAGTTCCATATACCTCTGCCCAAGGAAGAACGGAAAATACAAGGCGCAAGATGTATGGATTGCGGTGTTCCCTTCTGCCAGTCGGGCGTTATCTTAAGCGGAATGACCTCGGGATGTCCTTTAAATAACTTAATTCCGGAATGGAATGATTTATTATACAATGATAACATGAGTCAGGCGTTAAACCGTTTATTTAAAACCAACAATTTTCCGGAATTTACAGGCAGGGTATGCCCTGCCCCTTGTGAACCGGCTTGTACTTGCAATGTGACAACAGATCCCGTTGCTATCAAAGAAAATGAGCTAGGAATTATTGAATACGGATATGAAGCAGGTTATGTAAAGGCAGAACCGCCAAAGGTTAGAACCGGTAAAAAAATAGCCGTTATCGGTTCCGGTCCTTCCGGACTTGCGGCAGCGGACCAGTTAAATAAGAGAGGACATTTTGTAACCGTGTTTGAGCGTTCCGACAGGATAGGCGGTTTATTAATGTACGGAATTCCGAATATGAAGCTTGAGAAGCATATTATTGATCGTAAGATTAATCTGATGAAGGAAGAAGGCATTACTTTTATAACCGGAGCTGATGTGGGAAAAAATTATAATGCTGCTAAGATTAAGAAAGAGTATGACTGTGTTATCTTAGCCTGTGGTGCGTCCAATCCAAGAGACATTAAAGTTTCTGGAAGAGACGCAAAAGGTATCTACTTTGCAGTGGATTACTTAAAAGGTGTAACCAAGAGTTTATTGGATTCAGAGTTTGAAGATGGGGCATGTATCAGTGCAAAAGGCAAAAAGGTTCTGGTTATCGGCGGTGGTGATACCGGCAATGACTGTGTAGGAACGTCCATCAGGCAAGGTGCGAAATCTGTGGTGCAATTGGAAATGATGCCCAAATTACCGGAAAGCAGAAGTGAAGATAATCCTTGGCCGGAGTGGCCGAAGGTATGCAAGACAGATTATGGTCAGGAGGAAGCCATTGCAGTATTTGGAGATGATCCTAGGGTATATCAGTCTACTGTTAAAGAATTCATCGCAGACAAAGGCGGAAAGCTGATTAAGGCTAAGATTATAAAGCTTCAAAATAGATATAATGAAGAGGCTAAAAGATATCAAATAGAAGAAATTCAGGGAAGTGAATATGAAATTGAAGTAGATTTAGTATTTATAGCCGCAGGATTTTTGGGAACCGAGAACTATATAGCCAAAGCCTTTGGTGTGGCGTTAAATGCTCGTACCAATGTTCAAACAAAGGAAGGAAACTATCAGACCAGTGTGGAAAATGTCTTTGTGACAGGTGATATGCATAGAGGACAATCACTAGTGGTATGGGCAATCAGAGAAGGAAGAGAAGCAGCGAAAGCTGTGGATACTCATCTGATGGGATATAGCAATCTGGAATAG
- the glyA gene encoding serine hydroxymethyltransferase — protein MYSFDDIQVFDPELAEAISKEIGRQNDHIELIASENFVSKAVMAAMGSPLTNKYAEGYPAKRYYGGCEYVDIAENLAIERAKELFGCTYANVQPHSGAQANMAVFFALIKPGDTVMGMNLAHGGHLTHGSPVNMSGSYYNIIPYGVNEEGFIDYEEVRRIALECKPKLIVAGASAYARKIDFKKFREIADEVGAFLMVDMAHIAGLVAAGHHESPIPYAHVTTTTTHKTLRGPRGGMILSSAEFAEEYKLNKAIFPGIQGGPLMHVIAAKAVCFKEALDPSFKEYAGKVIENAQALSNGLINRGFNIVSGGTDNHLMLVDLQNKGVTGKETEKLLDAANITCNKNTVPNDPASPFVTSGIRLGTPAVTTRGMNTEDMDTIAEAIAILIEDVDVNKAKAMEIVRNLTKKYPLY, from the coding sequence ATGTATTCATTCGATGATATTCAGGTTTTTGACCCGGAACTTGCAGAAGCAATTAGTAAAGAAATAGGAAGGCAGAATGATCATATTGAATTAATTGCTTCCGAAAATTTTGTAAGTAAAGCGGTAATGGCAGCAATGGGAAGTCCTCTGACGAATAAATATGCGGAGGGATATCCGGCAAAGAGATACTATGGCGGTTGTGAATATGTTGATATTGCTGAGAATCTGGCAATTGAGAGAGCTAAAGAATTGTTTGGTTGTACTTATGCCAATGTTCAGCCTCATTCAGGTGCCCAAGCCAATATGGCAGTATTTTTTGCATTAATAAAACCGGGTGATACTGTTATGGGAATGAATCTGGCACATGGCGGTCATTTAACCCATGGAAGTCCCGTGAATATGTCAGGAAGCTACTATAATATCATACCTTACGGCGTGAATGAAGAAGGTTTTATCGATTATGAGGAAGTAAGACGGATAGCACTAGAATGTAAACCGAAGCTGATTGTAGCAGGTGCAAGTGCCTATGCCAGAAAGATAGATTTTAAGAAATTCAGAGAAATTGCTGACGAAGTGGGAGCATTTTTAATGGTAGACATGGCACATATCGCAGGTCTTGTAGCAGCAGGCCATCATGAAAGTCCAATACCTTATGCCCATGTAACAACTACAACAACGCATAAAACCCTTAGAGGTCCAAGGGGGGGAATGATTTTATCCAGTGCTGAATTTGCAGAAGAATATAAACTAAATAAAGCAATTTTCCCGGGAATTCAGGGAGGACCATTAATGCATGTGATCGCAGCCAAGGCAGTTTGCTTTAAGGAAGCTCTGGACCCATCTTTTAAGGAATATGCAGGTAAAGTAATTGAGAATGCCCAGGCACTTTCCAATGGATTAATCAATCGTGGTTTTAACATTGTATCAGGTGGTACGGATAATCACTTAATGTTAGTAGATTTACAGAACAAAGGTGTGACCGGTAAGGAAACAGAAAAACTATTGGATGCAGCAAATATTACCTGTAATAAAAATACCGTTCCCAACGATCCTGCTTCACCATTTGTAACAAGCGGTATCCGTTTGGGTACACCTGCTGTAACAACAAGAGGTATGAATACAGAAGACATGGATACCATCGCAGAAGCGATTGCCATATTGATTGAAGATGTAGACGTGAATAAGGCGAAGGCTATGGAAATAGTGAGGAATTTAACGAAAAAATATCCTTTGTATTAG